One part of the Thermodesulfobacteriota bacterium genome encodes these proteins:
- a CDS encoding DEAD/DEAH box helicase: MAQLDALALSEAVRRRLVDFALDDNFVRDPRLTEICRRLWSGPGASGGLVGDLWVEGAFPAETAEESLGDLTASGRFDRALCEHLDGRGAVPKHRPLYAHQRDAILASQPSGGAPRPALVVTAGTGAGKTESFLLPILNELCSSPRQGPGAQCIILYPMNALVNDQVDRLHKWLQGQERVTLFHFTSETPEDHGAANRAGVPRWDPSRVRTRRQARGLENREGRPLPPDARGPIPDVLITNYSMLEYMLCRPQDAVIFGRGVRALVLDEAHLYTGTLAAEITLLLRRVLERCGVASDDVLQIATSATLGTGDPAELRRFASQIFSKEEARVCVIRGEPMRVALEPPSPPVKASGPEHFDTPWLRGPTIVQTPDGEPQLAVDAESCEALADRLIILAGADAVAAAKAEGQGQPAVLLHSALARSPLLHRLEDVLWRRRCLSLQALAEDLWHVGNAVAVRATVVLLQLAASARRSPGEFPVVPHRIHLLARATDGLFVCLDEHCPAGPELRLPPFGAVGCGYSDRCPTCGGALLTLFRCKNCGDWVLGGVHADGRYLPAPRPETPGIQFLTPQEGLARAAFLVNGRNGAIRGGGRGGVLLHHVRTCPSCGEDDFRPFHSSQALTLSVLAETVLAGLPALAAPHNPWLPARGRRLLAFSDSRQEAARLGPGLMRQHEIQLVRAALVRCLRDSPVADEAMIGYLRDTIRRLEAEVAWAQTPAVRDQIRRDLEVKRQELAAATVGGSFREWLAALERSSLAHELLGSDLGEKHRASEWSRRTQAEWDVNFQQVRERLPHLLARELARPARAQATVETLGLAEVTYPGLDAASPPNSLLGVLPNEEARRSLASVWPTFLRALCDSLRADGVVTMGSREEDDAFQFGAGWIGRWCAVETDRGPLLQRFVGATSRQLRRAFAAEVLGKCGLSRGRAEDMAADLLRYCHAQLLELAGRLPWLERGQRQSLEGPVEAVRIRIPELGLRPSGELYRCPRTGHVWSYEVLGCAPAAGCTELKPVTAEELDADPRHGRQRRELRDSRVFALGLWAEEHSAQLSPAENRRRQDLFKAGVRNVLSSTTTMELGIDIGGLTAVLMSNVPPGKANYLQRAGRAGRRADGSSLAVAFARSRPYDREVFRRFDDYLRAEFRKPLVFLDRARVARRHAHAYLLGEFFRTVYPPGAHVGAMNAFGNMGVFCGVPLPPYRERGPRPGVGEPVTAWAVSAGAPWVDEGRREPGLVGHFGDYLRWIAGHGERWARPLLQRLLEGTGGRPALESWASFVEKVRGDFEEAVQSWLAEYQELLLGWKSVPEDGARARAQCNAIRYQLRAFYETTVIEALADRQFLPRYGFPIGLQKLRVVSVERDGNQRPRIREEDQYRLERGGLLALREYVPGSQILVSGRVVTSRGLLKHWTGANVDNYLGFRGLHAECRNGHFHYTLTTDGLGACPICRAAPGGSPHQLLLPRHGFSSAAWDPPRLGSTLTRVGTTEQATIAFAAQTAREDAFVEIPSFSDVPGLLARYREAGELLVYNRGEYDKGFAVCLQCGYTTSEVEFGEGTLNLPSGFDTHASLSAPSAYASCWQPAPGSVLRNQTLAARQPTDVLMLDFSGCLGAEASDPAVVTTLGHALQIAGAHLLELDSRELGVLTVPAGSGGHTWGAVLHDNVPGGAGHVFELMKRGRPWLEAARRALFVDEHHDARCETACLDCLLTFDAQVAIDQGLLQRRRALVALDQLLVGVVGVAPEAPTAEAKVLTPPARTSNEERLDRARKRRKLR; the protein is encoded by the coding sequence ATGGCGCAGCTCGACGCACTCGCGCTCTCCGAGGCCGTTCGCCGCCGGCTGGTGGACTTCGCCTTGGACGACAACTTCGTCCGCGACCCGCGACTCACCGAGATCTGCCGACGGCTCTGGTCTGGCCCCGGCGCGTCTGGAGGCTTGGTCGGCGATCTGTGGGTAGAGGGCGCCTTCCCGGCCGAGACCGCAGAGGAGTCCCTCGGGGACCTTACCGCCTCGGGGCGGTTCGACCGGGCGCTCTGCGAACACCTGGACGGCCGAGGGGCCGTCCCGAAGCACCGGCCGCTGTATGCCCACCAGAGGGACGCCATTCTGGCGAGCCAGCCGAGCGGCGGGGCGCCCCGGCCAGCGTTGGTGGTCACCGCGGGAACCGGCGCCGGCAAGACCGAGAGCTTCCTCCTCCCTATTTTGAACGAGCTCTGCTCCTCCCCGCGCCAGGGGCCCGGCGCCCAATGCATCATCCTCTACCCCATGAACGCCCTCGTGAACGACCAGGTAGACCGCCTCCATAAATGGCTGCAAGGGCAAGAGCGGGTCACCCTGTTCCACTTCACGAGCGAGACCCCGGAGGACCACGGGGCTGCCAACCGGGCCGGTGTGCCGAGGTGGGACCCATCGCGGGTTCGGACGCGCCGGCAGGCCCGCGGCCTCGAAAACCGCGAGGGCCGCCCCCTGCCGCCGGACGCCCGAGGCCCGATCCCCGACGTCTTGATCACCAACTACTCGATGCTCGAGTACATGCTCTGCCGCCCTCAGGACGCTGTCATCTTTGGGCGCGGTGTGCGGGCGCTGGTACTGGATGAAGCCCACTTGTACACCGGCACCCTGGCCGCGGAGATCACACTCCTCTTACGCCGGGTGCTCGAACGCTGCGGCGTGGCCTCGGACGACGTCCTCCAGATCGCCACCTCCGCTACCCTCGGCACCGGCGATCCAGCCGAGCTTCGCCGCTTCGCCTCCCAGATCTTCTCAAAGGAAGAGGCACGGGTATGCGTCATCCGCGGCGAACCGATGCGGGTGGCCCTGGAGCCTCCCTCGCCACCCGTCAAGGCTTCCGGGCCAGAGCACTTTGACACCCCTTGGCTGCGGGGCCCGACCATCGTGCAGACGCCGGACGGCGAGCCGCAACTCGCCGTCGATGCCGAATCGTGCGAGGCTCTGGCCGACAGGCTGATCATCCTGGCGGGGGCCGATGCTGTCGCAGCCGCGAAAGCTGAAGGCCAGGGGCAGCCTGCGGTGCTCCTTCACAGTGCGCTCGCTCGTTCTCCCCTGCTCCACCGCCTGGAGGATGTTCTCTGGAGGCGGCGGTGCCTCTCTTTGCAGGCGCTGGCCGAGGACCTGTGGCACGTTGGAAATGCCGTCGCAGTGCGAGCCACGGTGGTGCTTCTCCAACTGGCCGCCTCGGCGCGCCGCAGCCCGGGGGAGTTCCCGGTGGTGCCGCACCGCATTCACCTGCTCGCCCGGGCAACGGATGGCCTCTTCGTGTGCCTCGACGAACACTGCCCCGCCGGCCCAGAGCTCCGACTGCCGCCTTTCGGTGCCGTCGGCTGCGGTTATTCCGATCGCTGCCCGACCTGCGGAGGGGCTCTCCTGACGCTGTTCCGCTGCAAGAACTGCGGCGACTGGGTGCTGGGCGGAGTTCACGCCGACGGGAGGTACCTGCCGGCCCCCAGGCCTGAGACACCAGGTATCCAATTCCTGACGCCGCAAGAGGGGCTGGCCAGGGCAGCGTTCCTCGTGAATGGCAGGAACGGAGCCATCCGCGGAGGAGGCCGCGGAGGCGTGTTATTGCACCACGTCCGCACGTGCCCCTCTTGCGGCGAGGACGACTTTCGCCCCTTCCACTCCTCACAGGCCTTGACGCTCTCGGTCTTGGCCGAGACGGTCCTCGCGGGGCTACCGGCCCTTGCCGCGCCTCACAACCCCTGGCTCCCGGCTCGGGGCAGGAGGCTTCTGGCGTTCAGCGACAGCCGCCAGGAGGCGGCGCGCCTGGGGCCCGGCCTCATGCGGCAGCACGAGATCCAACTCGTGAGGGCGGCATTGGTGCGTTGCTTGAGGGACAGCCCGGTGGCGGATGAGGCCATGATCGGCTACCTCCGTGACACCATCCGACGGCTGGAGGCCGAGGTTGCCTGGGCGCAGACTCCGGCCGTGCGCGACCAGATTCGCAGGGACCTGGAGGTGAAGCGCCAGGAGCTTGCGGCTGCCACAGTGGGAGGTTCCTTCCGGGAGTGGCTTGCGGCGCTGGAGCGGTCGTCCTTGGCGCACGAGTTGCTGGGCTCCGACCTGGGCGAGAAACATAGGGCCAGCGAGTGGTCGCGCCGGACTCAGGCGGAGTGGGATGTCAACTTCCAGCAGGTCCGGGAGAGGCTGCCGCACCTGCTGGCGCGAGAACTAGCAAGGCCTGCTCGCGCTCAGGCAACCGTCGAGACCCTGGGCCTCGCAGAGGTGACATACCCCGGCCTGGATGCGGCCTCCCCGCCCAACTCACTCCTCGGCGTCCTGCCCAATGAGGAGGCCCGGCGCTCGCTGGCAAGCGTTTGGCCCACGTTTCTGCGAGCCCTTTGTGACTCCCTTCGCGCCGATGGTGTCGTCACGATGGGCTCCCGCGAGGAGGATGACGCATTCCAATTCGGGGCTGGGTGGATCGGCCGCTGGTGTGCCGTTGAGACAGACCGTGGGCCTTTGCTTCAGCGGTTTGTGGGGGCCACGTCTCGACAGCTCCGTCGGGCGTTTGCGGCAGAGGTGCTAGGGAAGTGTGGACTGTCAAGGGGCAGAGCAGAAGACATGGCCGCCGACTTGCTCCGCTACTGCCACGCGCAGCTTTTGGAGCTTGCTGGTCGGCTGCCCTGGTTGGAACGGGGGCAGCGGCAGTCCCTAGAGGGACCAGTGGAGGCGGTGCGCATCCGGATTCCGGAGCTTGGTCTTCGCCCTTCAGGAGAGCTCTATCGCTGCCCTCGCACGGGACACGTCTGGAGCTACGAGGTGCTGGGCTGCGCGCCGGCGGCCGGTTGCACCGAGCTGAAACCGGTGACGGCGGAGGAACTCGACGCCGATCCCAGGCACGGGCGTCAGCGCCGCGAGCTTCGGGACTCCCGGGTGTTCGCCCTGGGGCTGTGGGCAGAGGAGCACAGCGCCCAGCTCTCTCCGGCCGAGAATCGACGCCGGCAAGACCTTTTCAAGGCTGGGGTGCGCAACGTTCTGAGCTCGACCACCACCATGGAGCTCGGCATCGACATCGGAGGCCTCACTGCCGTCCTGATGAGCAACGTGCCGCCGGGCAAGGCAAACTACCTTCAGCGGGCGGGGCGAGCCGGGCGACGGGCCGACGGCTCGTCGCTTGCCGTGGCCTTTGCGCGGTCCAGGCCTTACGACCGGGAGGTGTTCCGCCGCTTCGACGACTACCTGCGGGCAGAGTTCCGCAAACCCCTGGTCTTCCTCGATCGGGCGCGGGTGGCGCGCCGCCACGCCCACGCCTACCTCCTCGGCGAGTTCTTCCGAACCGTGTATCCGCCCGGGGCCCACGTGGGCGCCATGAACGCCTTCGGCAACATGGGAGTCTTCTGCGGGGTGCCGCTGCCTCCTTACCGGGAGCGCGGACCACGGCCTGGGGTTGGAGAGCCTGTAACCGCGTGGGCCGTCTCGGCAGGGGCCCCGTGGGTCGATGAGGGTCGGCGCGAACCCGGGCTTGTGGGGCACTTTGGGGACTATCTGCGCTGGATTGCCGGGCATGGAGAGCGTTGGGCTCGACCCCTGCTCCAAAGGCTCCTGGAGGGCACCGGCGGAAGACCCGCATTGGAGTCCTGGGCATCTTTCGTCGAGAAGGTACGAGGGGATTTTGAGGAGGCGGTTCAAAGCTGGTTGGCGGAATACCAGGAGCTGCTCCTGGGGTGGAAATCGGTGCCGGAGGACGGTGCCAGGGCTCGCGCGCAGTGCAACGCCATCCGGTACCAGCTTCGTGCCTTCTACGAGACCACGGTGATCGAGGCCCTGGCGGACCGGCAGTTCCTCCCCCGTTACGGGTTCCCCATCGGTCTCCAGAAACTCCGCGTCGTCTCTGTAGAACGGGATGGGAACCAGCGGCCCAGAATCCGAGAAGAGGACCAGTACCGGCTCGAGCGGGGCGGCCTGCTGGCCCTGCGGGAGTATGTCCCGGGCTCCCAGATCCTGGTGTCCGGCAGAGTCGTCACCTCGCGGGGACTGCTCAAGCACTGGACGGGCGCGAACGTGGACAACTACCTCGGGTTCCGGGGACTCCACGCGGAGTGCCGGAACGGCCACTTCCACTACACCCTGACCACCGACGGTCTGGGTGCCTGTCCCATCTGCCGCGCAGCTCCTGGCGGGTCCCCGCACCAGCTACTCCTGCCCCGGCATGGTTTCAGCAGCGCGGCGTGGGACCCGCCCCGCCTTGGATCAACCCTGACGCGGGTGGGGACCACGGAGCAGGCGACCATCGCCTTTGCTGCCCAGACCGCGCGGGAGGATGCCTTCGTCGAGATTCCTTCCTTCTCTGATGTCCCGGGGCTCTTGGCTCGCTATCGGGAGGCAGGGGAACTGCTGGTGTACAACCGGGGTGAGTACGACAAGGGCTTCGCCGTGTGTCTCCAGTGCGGGTACACGACGAGTGAGGTGGAGTTCGGAGAAGGGACCTTGAACCTGCCCTCGGGGTTCGATACCCACGCCTCGCTCAGCGCGCCCAGCGCCTATGCTTCTTGCTGGCAACCCGCTCCGGGGTCCGTGCTCCGAAACCAGACCCTGGCGGCCCGCCAGCCCACGGACGTGCTAATGCTCGACTTCTCGGGCTGCCTCGGCGCAGAGGCGTCCGACCCCGCGGTGGTCACTACCCTGGGCCACGCACTGCAGATCGCGGGGGCGCACCTCCTCGAGCTCGATTCCCGGGAGCTCGGCGTGCTGACCGTGCCCGCCGGCAGCGGCGGGCACACCTGGGGTGCCGTTCTCCATGACAACGTGCCCGGAGGCGCAGGGCACGTCTTCGAGCTCATGAAGCGTGGCCGTCCGTGGTTGGAGGCCGCGAGAAGGGCGCTCTTCGTCGATGAGCACCACGACGCGCGCTGTGAGACCGCCTGCCTGGACTGCCTGCTCACCTTCGACGCCCAGGTAGCCATCGACCAGGGCCTGTTGCAGAGGCGGAGGGCACTCGTCGCTCTGGACCAACTATTGGTCGGAGTCGTCGGCGTTGCACCGGAAGCACCTACAGCCGAGGCGAAGGTTCTGACGCCGCCCGCCCGAACTTCAAACGAGGAGCGCCTGGATAGGGCAAGGAAGCGACGAAAGCTCCGGTGA